Below is a genomic region from Mesorhizobium sp. NZP2298.
GGCAATCGCCTCAGTGGGCTTCAGGCCGCGCAGGATGGCGACCAGTCCGCGCTTGAGTTTCGGAAAGGCTGCGGTCTCGGTCATGCCAAGGCTCCGGTTGTGGCGATCATGCCGTTCTCGCGCGCGGCCTCGATCAGGCCGGCGCGCACCGCTTCATCCGCATCGACCGTGCGGAAGGCAAGTCCTGCAAGGTCGAGCGCTGCCGAATAGAGCGAAGCGAGCACGCCGGACGCGATCAGCACGATCGGCGCATGGCCGGCGCCATAGCGGCGCTTCGCCGAGGCGATCTCGCCGCCGATCAGAAGCCCTGACAGGCAGGCCGACGCATCCTGCGACCGCAGGTCCTGAAGGAGCCCGGCGGCACGGATGGCAAACAGCTTCGAGGTGACATCGCCGCCCTCCCCAAGCGCCCGTTCGCACCATTGCCGGAAGAATGGGTTGTCGACCGTCACCGGAGCCGGATGCTCGCCCAGCGAATGCTTGAGGATGGAATGCGCCGATAGTACCGAGAACAATTCGCCCGTCGGCCAGGTGCCGAAGCCGGCGACCGCGCCGTCCTCGACCACGACCCATTTCGAGTGCGTGCCCGGCATGCAGGCGAGATGCCGCCCCTTTGCCGGCAAACCAGCGCCGGCAAGCTGTGTTTCCTCACCGCGCATGACATCCGGCGCGTCAGCCAGACGCTGGGCGAGGCCCGGCACGATGCGGATGTCGCGGCGCCCGTCCTCGATGCGGACCGCACCGCGCAGGATGGCGCCGATCGGCGCCGGCACGGACACATAGGGCGCCTCGATCCAACCCTGGCGGGAACCAGCCATGCCGCAGATGATGACGGGCAATTTTTCCGGTGCTCCCATGGCGCCAAGGTGACCCTCGAGGACGTTGGAGAACCCTTTTTCGCGCGCCGTGATCAAGCCATCATCGCCGCGACGCTCCGCCAGCACCTTGCCGCTGCCGTCAATGAGCCATGCCCGAAGCCGGGTCGTGCCCCAATCGAGCGCCGCGACCGCGGGAGCCTTGCTGGCTGGGCTCACAGGAAGCCTCCGTCGACGATCAGCATTTGCGCCGTCAGCATGCGCGACGCGTCCGAGGCCAGGAACAGCACCGTGCCGACCATGTCGTCCGGACGCATGACGTCCTTGATGCACTGCTTGGCGACATGGGCGGCAAGCGCCCCTTCGGTCACCCAGCGTTCCTGCTGCCGTTCAGTGATCACCCAGCCGGGCGCGACGGCGTTGACGCGGATACGGTCGGGTCCGAGCTTGCCGGCCAGGCCCTTTGTCAAACCGAGGATGCCCGCCTTGGCGGCGGTGTAGGCCGGCATGTCGGGGTGGTTGATGAGGTAGGATGTCGAGGTGAAATTGATGATCGAGCCGCCGCCGGCCCGCTTCATGCCCGGCGCCACCGCCTGCGCGGTGAAGAAATGCGGCCTGAGGTTAATCGCCTGGTTGTTGTCCCAGAACTCCACCGTCACGTCCTCGATGGCATGTCGCTCGTCCCAGG
It encodes:
- a CDS encoding 2-dehydro-3-deoxygalactonokinase gives rise to the protein MSPASKAPAVAALDWGTTRLRAWLIDGSGKVLAERRGDDGLITAREKGFSNVLEGHLGAMGAPEKLPVIICGMAGSRQGWIEAPYVSVPAPIGAILRGAVRIEDGRRDIRIVPGLAQRLADAPDVMRGEETQLAGAGLPAKGRHLACMPGTHSKWVVVEDGAVAGFGTWPTGELFSVLSAHSILKHSLGEHPAPVTVDNPFFRQWCERALGEGGDVTSKLFAIRAAGLLQDLRSQDASACLSGLLIGGEIASAKRRYGAGHAPIVLIASGVLASLYSAALDLAGLAFRTVDADEAVRAGLIEAARENGMIATTGALA
- a CDS encoding SDR family NAD(P)-dependent oxidoreductase; the protein is MMPSADFADLRGASVLITGGGSGIGAALTEGFMRQGANVAFIDIADGPSTLLADRIEKEFGRRPLYLKADLRDIEALRASAAKAAEAHGDVTVLINNAAWDERHAIEDVTVEFWDNNQAINLRPHFFTAQAVAPGMKRAGGGSIINFTSTSYLINHPDMPAYTAAKAGILGLTKGLAGKLGPDRIRVNAVAPGWVITERQQERWVTEGALAAHVAKQCIKDVMRPDDMVGTVLFLASDASRMLTAQMLIVDGGFL